Proteins from one Polynucleobacter wuianus genomic window:
- the glmS gene encoding glutamine--fructose-6-phosphate transaminase (isomerizing): MCGIVGAASHQNIVDVLVEGLRRLEYRGYDSCGFAVINGDDTKHPIERARTTARVSELAEQSKDFRGTLGIAHTRWATHGKPDTQNAHPHISNGLIAVVHNGIIENYETLRTELKAAGYIFTSETDTEVIAHLIHQQYVSAVQKDIAKAVRAVLPKLHGAYAIGVIAQDNPTTLVGARAGSPLVVALGNEENFLASDALALAGRAHAMMYLEEGDVAILKADDVEVIDQSGKSVERDRKPMPAQADSVDLGPYQHYMQKEIFEQPRAIGDTLANIASFGPELFGANLEDWKAFDQILILACGTSYYSACIAKYWLEDIAGIPTQVEIASEYRYRTTVPNPKTLIVVVSQSGETADTLAALRHAKALGHQYTLAICNVASSAMVRETDWHFLTKAGTEIGVASTKAFTTQLLALYLLAVSIAKRAGRISAEKEKELLRELRHLPKALHAVLALEPQIIAWSDAFAKCENALFLGRGLHYPIALEGALKLKEISYIHAEAYPAGELKHGPLALVTDKMPVVTVAPKDDLLEKLKSNMQEVKARGGKLYVFADQDTEIVSSDGINVIRLPEHYGNLSPILHVVPLQLLAYHTACARGTDVDKPRNLAKSVTVE, encoded by the coding sequence ATGTGTGGCATTGTTGGTGCAGCATCTCATCAAAATATTGTTGATGTTTTAGTTGAGGGTTTGCGCCGCCTTGAGTATCGAGGCTATGACTCCTGTGGCTTTGCGGTCATTAATGGAGATGATACTAAACACCCTATTGAAAGAGCCCGTACCACGGCACGGGTTTCTGAGCTTGCTGAGCAAAGTAAAGACTTTCGTGGCACTCTGGGGATTGCACATACTCGCTGGGCAACCCATGGTAAGCCAGATACCCAAAATGCCCATCCCCATATCTCTAATGGTTTGATCGCTGTAGTTCATAACGGTATTATTGAAAACTACGAAACGCTCCGAACAGAATTAAAAGCTGCTGGCTACATTTTTACCTCCGAGACTGATACGGAAGTGATTGCCCATTTAATTCATCAGCAGTATGTGAGTGCTGTTCAAAAAGATATTGCTAAAGCAGTAAGGGCGGTGCTGCCAAAATTGCATGGGGCCTATGCTATTGGCGTAATTGCCCAAGATAACCCAACAACATTAGTTGGTGCTCGTGCAGGCTCGCCATTAGTTGTAGCGCTAGGTAATGAAGAAAATTTCTTGGCTTCGGATGCCCTTGCTTTAGCAGGGCGTGCTCATGCAATGATGTATTTAGAAGAGGGTGATGTCGCCATCTTGAAGGCGGATGATGTTGAAGTAATTGATCAATCCGGCAAGTCTGTAGAGCGTGATCGCAAGCCAATGCCGGCACAAGCTGACTCTGTTGATCTTGGCCCTTATCAGCATTACATGCAAAAAGAGATTTTTGAGCAACCCAGAGCAATTGGCGATACCCTTGCGAACATTGCTTCATTTGGACCTGAGTTGTTTGGTGCCAACCTGGAAGACTGGAAAGCATTCGATCAAATTTTGATTCTGGCTTGCGGTACCAGCTATTACTCTGCATGTATAGCGAAGTATTGGCTAGAAGATATTGCAGGTATTCCCACGCAAGTGGAAATTGCTAGTGAATATCGCTATCGGACAACAGTGCCAAATCCAAAGACTTTGATTGTGGTGGTCTCGCAATCGGGTGAGACAGCAGATACCTTGGCGGCTCTCCGTCATGCTAAGGCCCTTGGGCATCAATACACTTTAGCCATTTGTAACGTTGCAAGTAGTGCTATGGTTCGGGAAACTGATTGGCATTTTTTAACTAAAGCTGGCACAGAAATTGGTGTTGCATCGACAAAGGCATTTACCACACAATTATTGGCCTTATATCTTTTAGCAGTTTCGATTGCTAAGCGTGCTGGAAGAATTTCCGCTGAAAAAGAAAAAGAACTTCTTCGTGAGTTACGTCATTTACCAAAAGCCTTGCACGCAGTGCTTGCGCTTGAGCCGCAAATTATTGCCTGGAGCGATGCATTTGCAAAGTGTGAGAATGCTTTGTTTTTGGGGCGTGGCTTACATTACCCAATTGCTCTTGAAGGCGCGTTGAAGTTAAAAGAAATTTCTTATATTCACGCAGAGGCTTATCCAGCCGGTGAATTAAAGCATGGACCTTTGGCGTTGGTGACGGACAAGATGCCAGTAGTAACAGTTGCTCCAAAAGACGATTTATTGGAGAAATTAAAATCCAATATGCAGGAAGTTAAGGCACGTGGGGGCAAGTTGTACGTTTTCGCTGATCAAGATACCGAGATTGTGAGTAGCGATGGAATCAATGTGATCCGCCTGCCTGAACATTACGGCAATCTCTCACCCATCTTGCATGTCGTTCCCTTACAGCTGCTGGCGTATCACACTGCCTGTGCTCGTGGGACTGATGTCGATAAGCCGCGCAACTTGGCAAAGAGTGTGACAGTCGAATAA
- the ttcA gene encoding tRNA 2-thiocytidine(32) synthetase TtcA → MGDIRKVVFEENKLEKKLCRLVGQAIGDFGMIEDGDKVMVCVSGGKDSYAMLDILMKLRERAPINFEIVAVNLDQKQPNFPAEILPNYLKSLGIPFYIEEQDTYSIVKRVIPEGKTTCGLCSRLRRGILYRVADELGATKIALGHHRDDILETLMLNMFYAGKLKGMPPKLRSDDGKHIVIRPLAYVPEKLLERYAGDMNFPIIPCDLCGSQPNLQRQVMKEMLRDWEKKHPGRVENLFRSMHHIVPSHLMDGEAFDFQNLEISTELTGIAARSSGDKAIDEADLDELACGTLIQGAYNPLL, encoded by the coding sequence ATGGGTGATATTCGTAAAGTTGTCTTCGAAGAGAATAAGCTAGAGAAAAAACTCTGTCGCTTGGTAGGTCAGGCTATTGGTGATTTCGGCATGATCGAAGATGGTGATAAGGTAATGGTATGTGTTTCTGGCGGTAAAGATAGCTATGCCATGCTCGATATCTTGATGAAATTACGTGAGCGCGCGCCAATCAATTTTGAAATCGTTGCCGTGAACTTAGATCAGAAGCAACCCAATTTCCCAGCAGAGATATTGCCCAACTATTTGAAGAGTTTGGGTATTCCATTTTATATAGAGGAGCAAGATACCTACAGCATTGTCAAGCGTGTGATTCCTGAAGGCAAGACCACATGTGGTTTGTGTTCTCGTTTGCGGCGCGGTATTTTGTATCGTGTTGCAGATGAATTAGGTGCAACAAAGATTGCTCTGGGGCATCATCGCGATGACATATTAGAAACATTGATGCTAAATATGTTCTATGCAGGTAAGCTAAAAGGCATGCCTCCTAAATTGCGCTCAGATGATGGCAAGCATATTGTGATTCGCCCTCTCGCTTATGTTCCAGAAAAACTGTTGGAGCGTTACGCGGGAGATATGAATTTTCCAATCATCCCTTGTGATTTATGCGGTAGTCAGCCCAATCTTCAGCGCCAAGTAATGAAGGAAATGCTTCGCGATTGGGAGAAGAAGCACCCTGGTCGCGTAGAAAATCTATTCCGATCAATGCATCACATCGTGCCATCCCATTTAATGGATGGAGAGGCCTTTGATTTTCAGAACCTGGAGATTTCTACTGAGTTGACTGGAATTGCCGCTAGATCTTCTGGTGATAAGGCAATTGACGAAGCGGATTTAGACGAGTTGGCTTGTGGAACCCTCATACAGGGGGCTTATAATCCCCTTTTATGA
- a CDS encoding complex I NDUFA9 subunit family protein, which translates to MQYDILLIGGNGFVGRVMAAQLQFAGYSVLIPSSRPNSGRELRMLPKIYIEDADVHDFDELQSLCARIRPNGAVINLVGVLHDKPAQPYGKVFKAAHVDLPKNIITAMQVHGLKRYLHMSALGADSKGPSMYQRSKGDGEAAVKASNLDWTIFRPSVIFGEQDQFINLFAKLTKLFPAMPLANYQARFQPVSVDDVATAFIKALTMPQTIHQSYDLVGPSVYTMKEIVEFAAHKAKTSCAIIPVPAFVGYLQALAFEFLPGPTLMSRDNIASMQLPNILPSNGIDALTEVFKISRRRLEGMQ; encoded by the coding sequence ATGCAATATGACATTCTGCTAATTGGCGGCAACGGTTTTGTAGGTCGCGTAATGGCTGCACAGCTGCAGTTTGCCGGCTATTCAGTATTAATTCCATCTAGCCGTCCCAACTCAGGTCGTGAGCTACGTATGCTACCCAAGATTTATATTGAGGATGCTGATGTTCATGACTTTGATGAATTGCAGTCTTTGTGTGCTCGCATAAGACCCAATGGAGCAGTTATTAATTTGGTAGGTGTGTTGCACGATAAGCCTGCTCAGCCCTATGGCAAAGTATTCAAGGCCGCACATGTGGATCTGCCAAAAAATATTATTACTGCAATGCAGGTGCATGGCCTAAAGCGCTACTTACATATGAGCGCATTAGGTGCGGACTCTAAGGGCCCTTCGATGTATCAGCGTAGCAAAGGAGATGGTGAGGCTGCAGTGAAGGCTAGCAATCTAGACTGGACTATTTTTAGACCCTCAGTCATTTTTGGTGAACAAGATCAATTCATAAATTTGTTTGCTAAGCTCACCAAATTATTTCCAGCAATGCCTTTAGCCAACTATCAAGCAAGGTTTCAGCCAGTGAGTGTGGATGATGTTGCAACTGCATTTATAAAGGCATTGACGATGCCGCAAACAATCCATCAATCTTATGACTTAGTGGGTCCTTCGGTCTACACGATGAAAGAGATTGTTGAATTTGCTGCTCACAAAGCAAAAACTTCATGTGCCATTATTCCTGTGCCAGCATTTGTTGGCTACCTGCAGGCCCTAGCCTTTGAATTCTTGCCTGGTCCAACTCTGATGTCGCGCGATAACATTGCCTCTATGCAGTTGCCGAATATTTTGCCGTCAAATGGAATAGATGCCTTAACTGAAGTATTCAAAATAAGTCGTCGCCGTTTGGAGGGCATGCAGTAA
- a CDS encoding lytic transglycosylase domain-containing protein yields the protein MKKQLKTRKYHQWVKILVLGLALNAPYTFAEKSKKPVLPKSYESKATPAEITDTDRMFIDLREAARKNDVFRTQQLSSNLANYPFDDYVAYFRIKPQLFDSAGGARNDYSADAQVVAFLNQYQGTALADRLRNDWLLVLGKRKDWVRFDAEYAKFVLDDDTQVKCYSLLSKLSQGENPTKLAIDSRAVLLDPSYFGQACQELVPSLVAAGGMTPSEAKAIGRAASERGFDTMAKRLGGDDPIGDIVKAAKADPSKAYRDFLQTSSRYSKENQAVAWGVIGQFLAKKLDPNADDAYRLQQELGYNELLSVESQEWKVRAGLRAKDWVLVKNAIDGMNPVVRSKDPAWTYWYGRALKAEGQDAKAKDSFELIAEQYNFYGQLAREELGKSNHAPARTKVTEQEIDAMATRKGFIRGERLYAMNLRFEGNREWNWELRNMTDKQLLAAAEYAKRINLYDRVVNTADRTKQEHDFSLRYPTPYRDELSPIARQIDLNLAWAYGLIRQESRFIMNASSSVGASGLMQVMPNTAKYVAKKIGMTNYTNDKLSDTNTNLTLGSNYLNMVLIDLDGSWVLASAAYNAGPSRSKAWREKLTSPTEGAIFAETIPFTETRTYVKNVLSNANYYSSVMNGQTQSLKQRLGVITPKAATQSELP from the coding sequence GTGAAAAAGCAGTTAAAAACTCGCAAATACCATCAATGGGTAAAGATTCTGGTGTTGGGCCTAGCCCTTAATGCGCCCTATACATTTGCTGAGAAGTCCAAGAAGCCAGTTTTACCTAAATCCTACGAGAGTAAGGCTACCCCTGCTGAAATTACTGACACCGATCGGATGTTTATTGATCTTCGTGAAGCGGCTAGAAAAAATGATGTATTTCGTACACAGCAGTTGTCATCTAATTTAGCGAATTACCCTTTTGATGACTATGTTGCTTACTTTCGCATTAAGCCTCAGTTGTTTGATAGTGCGGGTGGTGCCCGAAATGATTACAGTGCTGATGCGCAAGTAGTTGCATTCTTAAATCAATACCAAGGAACGGCTCTAGCAGACCGCTTGCGCAATGACTGGCTATTGGTTTTGGGCAAGAGAAAAGACTGGGTGCGTTTTGATGCAGAGTATGCCAAGTTTGTTCTAGATGATGACACTCAAGTGAAGTGTTATTCCTTGTTATCTAAATTATCGCAAGGCGAAAATCCAACAAAGTTAGCAATTGATTCGCGCGCAGTATTACTAGATCCAAGTTATTTTGGCCAAGCCTGTCAGGAGCTGGTGCCTTCATTAGTAGCAGCTGGCGGCATGACGCCAAGCGAGGCTAAGGCAATTGGTCGCGCGGCTAGTGAAAGAGGTTTTGACACCATGGCTAAGCGTCTTGGTGGCGATGATCCTATTGGAGATATTGTGAAAGCGGCTAAGGCTGATCCATCAAAAGCTTACCGTGATTTCTTGCAAACATCTTCACGCTATAGCAAAGAAAATCAAGCAGTTGCTTGGGGTGTGATTGGCCAATTTCTGGCGAAGAAATTAGACCCCAACGCAGATGATGCCTATCGTTTGCAACAAGAGCTAGGCTATAACGAACTACTCTCTGTTGAGTCGCAGGAGTGGAAGGTAAGAGCAGGCTTACGTGCAAAAGATTGGGTTCTCGTAAAGAATGCGATCGACGGTATGAATCCTGTCGTGCGCAGTAAAGATCCAGCATGGACTTATTGGTATGGGCGCGCACTGAAAGCCGAAGGCCAGGACGCAAAGGCCAAAGATAGCTTTGAATTGATTGCCGAGCAGTATAACTTCTATGGTCAACTGGCCCGTGAAGAGTTAGGCAAGTCTAATCATGCGCCAGCACGTACCAAGGTGACCGAGCAAGAGATTGATGCGATGGCTACTCGCAAAGGCTTTATTCGTGGCGAGCGTTTGTATGCAATGAACTTGCGCTTTGAAGGTAATCGTGAGTGGAATTGGGAATTACGCAATATGACTGATAAGCAATTATTAGCTGCCGCGGAATATGCCAAGCGCATTAATTTGTATGATCGCGTGGTCAATACGGCTGACCGTACAAAACAGGAGCATGACTTTAGTCTGCGTTACCCAACGCCATATCGGGATGAGTTATCACCCATTGCAAGGCAGATCGATTTGAATCTCGCTTGGGCCTATGGACTCATTCGCCAAGAATCACGATTCATCATGAATGCATCTTCATCAGTAGGCGCTTCCGGACTGATGCAGGTGATGCCCAATACTGCAAAGTATGTGGCTAAAAAAATTGGCATGACCAATTACACCAACGATAAGTTAAGCGATACCAATACCAACCTGACTCTGGGTAGCAACTATCTCAATATGGTGTTAATTGATTTAGATGGTTCTTGGGTTTTAGCCTCCGCTGCTTATAACGCGGGGCCCTCACGCTCTAAGGCTTGGCGCGAAAAATTGACTAGCCCTACTGAGGGGGCCATTTTTGCTGAAACCATTCCATTCACTGAGACTCGCACCTATGTAAAAAATGTGCTGTCTAATGCAAATTACTATTCATCCGTAATGAATGGGCAGACGCAATCATTGAAACAGCGTTTAGGGGTCATCACACCAAAAGCGGCTACACAGTCTGAGTTACCTTAA
- a CDS encoding dihydroneopterin aldolase → MHAILSHPALIDCRRLFLRDYEIYINIGVHDFEKKAEQRVILNVDLYIPLAMNTPTQDQLDEVVDYDFMRETIKEIASKGHIQLQETFCDDIVTAMLLHPKVLAARVSTAKPDVYPDCHSVGVEVFRIKQS, encoded by the coding sequence ATGCATGCAATTCTTTCCCATCCCGCCTTGATTGATTGTCGCCGTCTATTTTTGCGTGACTACGAGATCTATATCAATATTGGTGTCCATGATTTTGAAAAGAAAGCCGAGCAGCGCGTGATTTTGAATGTGGACTTATATATTCCACTCGCGATGAATACACCAACGCAGGATCAATTGGATGAGGTGGTAGATTACGACTTTATGCGTGAAACCATAAAGGAGATAGCCTCTAAAGGCCATATTCAACTACAGGAAACTTTTTGCGACGACATTGTGACTGCAATGTTATTGCATCCTAAGGTCTTGGCTGCCCGCGTTAGTACTGCCAAACCAGATGTCTACCCAGATTGTCATTCAGTAGGCGTTGAAGTATTCCGTATTAAACAGTCGTGA
- the glmU gene encoding bifunctional UDP-N-acetylglucosamine diphosphorylase/glucosamine-1-phosphate N-acetyltransferase GlmU, with product MNIVILAAGQGKRMKSAVPKVLQTLAGKPLLQHVLNTALSLQGKSSNNGPIVVVGHGVADVKEFLTSIAKEDFRFSKVSTTLQAQQKGTGHALLQALPRLSVNEPTLVLYGDVPLTTQKTLSKLVKLADGVRSKDSALALLTQNLTNPAGYGRIVRDTDGSVKAIIEEKDASTSQKAIQEINTGIMVLPTNALKKWLKALRAGNAQGEYYLTDVIAMAVKDGVPIRTTQADDEFETVGVNSRDQLAALERVYQLNIANQLMDAGVSLADPARIDVRGTLECGTDVSIDVGCVFEGCVTLASGAKIGPYCVLRNTTIGKDVSIHAYSHLDGAKVGNQSVIGPYARLRPGSDLSNDVHIGNFVEVKNSKIAANSKANHLAYVGDSIVGSRVNIGAGTITCNYDGVNKHQTIIEDDVFIGSDTQLVAPVRVGRGATLGAGTTLTKDAPANQLTVSRAKQISLQWQRPIKKVATKKAVPKKTTKKVVKKAVKTAVKGKK from the coding sequence ATGAATATCGTCATATTGGCTGCTGGGCAAGGAAAGCGGATGAAATCCGCAGTGCCCAAGGTTCTGCAAACTTTGGCAGGCAAGCCCCTTCTACAACACGTGCTCAACACTGCTTTATCTCTTCAAGGCAAGTCCTCTAACAATGGACCCATTGTGGTTGTCGGACATGGTGTGGCAGATGTTAAGGAATTTTTAACAAGCATCGCCAAAGAAGACTTCAGATTTAGTAAGGTAAGCACTACGCTTCAGGCTCAGCAAAAAGGTACTGGCCATGCGCTTTTGCAAGCATTGCCTAGGCTGAGTGTAAATGAGCCCACACTAGTTTTGTATGGCGACGTACCACTTACGACTCAAAAAACCTTAAGCAAGCTGGTCAAGCTGGCAGATGGCGTGCGAAGTAAAGATTCTGCGCTGGCACTACTTACGCAGAATTTAACTAACCCAGCTGGTTATGGCCGCATCGTGCGCGATACAGATGGTTCTGTAAAGGCGATTATCGAAGAAAAAGATGCATCAACTTCACAAAAAGCTATTCAAGAAATTAATACCGGCATTATGGTGTTGCCTACGAATGCTTTGAAGAAGTGGCTCAAGGCTTTGCGTGCCGGTAATGCTCAGGGCGAGTACTACTTAACAGATGTCATTGCGATGGCCGTTAAAGATGGCGTGCCTATTCGGACAACCCAGGCGGATGATGAGTTTGAAACTGTTGGCGTTAATAGTCGCGATCAATTAGCCGCACTAGAGCGAGTTTATCAACTTAATATTGCGAATCAGTTAATGGATGCGGGCGTATCACTTGCTGATCCTGCGCGTATTGATGTGCGCGGCACGTTAGAGTGCGGTACTGATGTTTCAATTGATGTAGGTTGCGTATTTGAGGGTTGTGTAACGCTGGCCTCAGGCGCCAAGATTGGTCCTTACTGTGTACTTCGTAATACCACCATCGGTAAGGATGTATCGATTCATGCGTATAGCCATTTAGATGGCGCAAAGGTTGGTAATCAGTCAGTGATTGGTCCTTATGCTCGTTTACGCCCTGGCTCAGATTTATCGAATGATGTTCACATCGGTAATTTTGTCGAGGTAAAGAACAGCAAAATTGCTGCAAATAGCAAAGCTAATCACCTAGCCTATGTTGGCGACTCCATTGTGGGTTCAAGGGTCAATATTGGCGCTGGCACCATTACCTGTAATTACGATGGCGTCAATAAACATCAGACCATTATCGAAGATGATGTCTTCATCGGCTCAGATACACAACTAGTTGCCCCAGTACGAGTTGGTCGCGGTGCTACTCTGGGTGCTGGTACAACCCTAACTAAGGATGCACCTGCGAACCAACTCACAGTATCAAGAGCAAAACAAATATCTTTGCAATGGCAGCGCCCTATCAAAAAAGTAGCTACGAAAAAAGCTGTTCCCAAAAAGACTACAAAGAAAGTAGTCAAAAAAGCAGTCAAGACAGCAGTAAAGGGCAAAAAATAA
- a CDS encoding class I SAM-dependent methyltransferase, whose product MDITLTSLETEHSELLKAKIASQIASQSGWMSFSRYMEMVLYEPGMGYYSAGAHKLGSGGDFTTAPELSPLFGAAICTTLIPVLEGLKAQGLPTQILEFGAGTGKLATSILDRLHDLGFNLDRYDIVEISPDLAQRQQERINKTIAKLNVSTQCNWLNALPKDFKGVILANEVIDAIPCDAIIYQNGFWYWYGVAFENDKLIWKSGLPVGQDLLPETLLSGNFSEGYITELHAPAQAWMSHVAKHLHSGLFLTFDYGFPESEYYHSQRLEGTLMAHHRHHAIQDPFHLPGLCDLTTHVEWTQIARSALAENADDIFLTNQAAYLLDAGIGDIALEIADPNNSEIFLPISNSLQKLLSEAEMGELFKAFAFSKNLNQLLPGQTLEDLPGLRGRNRL is encoded by the coding sequence ATGGATATTACCTTGACCAGCCTCGAAACGGAGCACAGTGAGCTCCTGAAGGCCAAAATAGCCTCTCAGATCGCCTCCCAGAGCGGCTGGATGTCTTTTTCTCGTTATATGGAGATGGTCCTATACGAGCCCGGTATGGGCTATTACAGCGCGGGTGCTCATAAGCTAGGCTCTGGCGGGGACTTCACCACTGCGCCTGAGCTAAGCCCCTTATTTGGCGCAGCTATTTGCACAACACTGATTCCGGTTCTAGAGGGCCTCAAAGCGCAAGGTCTACCAACTCAAATTTTGGAATTTGGTGCCGGCACTGGCAAGCTAGCAACATCCATCCTGGATCGGCTGCACGACTTAGGCTTCAACCTTGATCGCTATGACATAGTAGAAATCTCTCCTGACTTAGCGCAACGTCAGCAAGAACGCATTAATAAAACTATTGCCAAACTCAATGTCTCCACTCAATGTAATTGGCTTAATGCGCTACCTAAAGATTTTAAGGGAGTCATTCTTGCAAATGAAGTCATTGATGCGATTCCATGTGATGCCATCATTTATCAAAATGGATTTTGGTATTGGTATGGCGTTGCTTTTGAAAATGACAAGCTTATCTGGAAGTCAGGATTACCTGTTGGGCAAGATTTACTTCCAGAAACGCTACTGAGCGGAAATTTTTCTGAAGGGTATATCACCGAACTACATGCTCCAGCACAAGCATGGATGAGCCACGTTGCAAAGCACCTACATAGCGGCCTATTCTTAACTTTTGATTACGGCTTTCCAGAAAGTGAGTATTACCACTCTCAAAGGCTTGAAGGCACGCTGATGGCACACCATCGTCATCATGCGATTCAAGATCCATTTCATCTTCCAGGCCTTTGCGATCTCACAACCCATGTAGAGTGGACGCAAATCGCCCGCAGTGCACTTGCGGAAAATGCTGATGATATTTTCCTCACAAACCAAGCCGCTTATTTATTAGATGCTGGCATTGGAGATATTGCCCTAGAGATCGCCGACCCTAATAACTCAGAAATATTCTTACCCATTTCAAACTCTTTACAAAAATTATTGTCTGAAGCCGAAATGGGAGAGCTGTTTAAAGCCTTTGCTTTTTCTAAAAACTTAAATCAGTTATTGCCCGGACAAACACTAGAGGATCTGCCTGGCTTACGTGGTAGAAATAGACTCTAA
- a CDS encoding polynucleotide adenylyltransferase, whose translation MKIYAVGGAIRDTLMGLPVHDIDYVVVGSSVEEMLAKGFRPVGKDFPVFLHPETQAEYALARTERKTGKGYKGFHFYADPSVTLEQDLERRDLTINAMAQEVGANGELVGPILDPYNGQEDLAAKVFRHVSDAFAEDPLRLLRIARFAARFPEFTVADETMLALKAIVQANELNTLSAERIWQELARGLVAKKPMHMFQVLLNTGAAKTILSLTLNEQLAHEQFREELIQNLDSIGTALDERCAIVLMHVSGNEIRSWAECIRMPIEIRDFSEIFSELIAFINESNNVFQAVNVLAWFNRADVWRKPDRGHALLNLAQKIGINTSLLIKAMRDAQALNTAEIIAGVAAQDRSNGERIGSAFEVARLAAISAALDA comes from the coding sequence ATGAAGATTTACGCCGTTGGCGGGGCAATTCGAGACACCCTAATGGGTCTGCCAGTCCATGATATTGATTATGTGGTGGTGGGCTCTAGCGTGGAAGAGATGCTTGCTAAAGGCTTTCGCCCTGTAGGGAAAGATTTTCCGGTGTTTCTTCATCCCGAAACGCAGGCTGAATATGCTTTAGCGCGAACTGAGCGTAAAACCGGCAAAGGCTATAAAGGCTTTCATTTTTATGCTGATCCTTCGGTCACCCTAGAACAAGACTTAGAGCGCCGTGATTTAACCATTAATGCAATGGCTCAAGAAGTAGGTGCAAATGGAGAATTAGTTGGCCCCATTTTGGATCCATATAACGGTCAAGAAGATTTGGCTGCAAAAGTATTTCGTCATGTGTCGGATGCGTTTGCAGAAGATCCATTGCGTTTATTGCGTATTGCACGTTTTGCAGCACGCTTTCCAGAATTTACTGTTGCCGACGAAACGATGCTTGCGTTAAAGGCAATCGTTCAAGCAAATGAATTAAATACGTTATCAGCAGAGCGTATCTGGCAAGAACTTGCTAGAGGCTTAGTGGCTAAAAAGCCGATGCATATGTTCCAAGTACTGCTGAATACTGGAGCTGCCAAAACTATTCTTTCACTAACGTTAAATGAACAGCTGGCCCATGAACAATTCCGTGAGGAGTTAATTCAGAATCTCGATTCAATTGGGACGGCTTTGGATGAGCGCTGTGCAATTGTTCTCATGCATGTTTCCGGCAATGAAATTCGCTCATGGGCAGAATGTATTCGTATGCCAATTGAGATTCGCGACTTTAGCGAAATCTTTAGTGAGTTAATTGCTTTCATCAATGAATCTAATAACGTTTTTCAGGCAGTCAATGTTTTGGCTTGGTTTAATCGTGCTGATGTATGGCGCAAGCCTGATCGAGGACATGCCCTCTTAAATCTTGCTCAAAAAATTGGAATCAATACTTCTCTCTTGATCAAAGCAATGCGTGATGCTCAGGCGCTGAATACAGCTGAGATTATTGCGGGTGTTGCTGCGCAGGATCGCTCAAATGGAGAGCGCATCGGCAGTGCATTTGAAGTGGCAAGATTGGCAGCAATTTCTGCCGCCCTGGATGCGTAA
- a CDS encoding SDR family oxidoreductase: MNPSSTSPSQQRKAVLVTGAAKRLGREIALQFARQGWDVAVHYGRSEKEAQETVSQIEALGVKGEAFQADLADERAAQNLFSQVSKQFVNLHCLVNSASIFEYDRAISNMPLSAKSLQEHMQVNLTAPLLLSQLMFGLQRDKAQKLDELPSVIQLLDQKLINLNPDYLSYTLSKAALATSVEILAMDFAPHLRVVGLAPGISLPSGDQTYEGFSKAHQMTPLGKSSTPIDIAKAAVFLADSSAITGTTLYVDGGQHLSPSSRDVMFKTN, translated from the coding sequence TTGAACCCCAGTTCAACCTCCCCTTCCCAGCAACGAAAAGCCGTTTTAGTGACCGGCGCTGCCAAGCGCTTAGGTCGAGAAATCGCTTTGCAATTCGCACGCCAAGGATGGGATGTAGCTGTTCATTATGGGCGATCCGAGAAGGAGGCCCAGGAAACCGTTTCTCAAATAGAGGCGCTGGGTGTAAAGGGTGAAGCTTTTCAGGCTGATTTGGCTGACGAGCGAGCAGCTCAGAATCTCTTTTCTCAAGTGAGTAAGCAATTTGTTAATTTGCACTGCTTAGTGAATAGCGCATCGATCTTTGAATATGACCGAGCCATTTCCAATATGCCGCTGAGCGCTAAAAGTTTGCAAGAGCATATGCAGGTTAATTTAACTGCGCCCCTTTTGTTGTCACAGCTCATGTTTGGCTTGCAAAGAGACAAAGCTCAGAAGTTGGATGAACTTCCATCCGTGATTCAATTGCTCGATCAAAAGTTAATCAACCTTAACCCCGATTATTTGTCATACACCTTATCAAAGGCTGCGCTAGCAACTTCAGTTGAAATATTGGCAATGGATTTTGCTCCACACTTAAGAGTGGTCGGTTTAGCGCCGGGCATTTCGCTGCCATCTGGAGATCAAACTTATGAGGGCTTCTCAAAGGCACATCAAATGACGCCGCTTGGTAAGTCATCTACACCAATAGACATTGCAAAGGCCGCCGTATTTTTGGCTGATTCAAGTGCAATTACTGGCACCACTCTTTATGTGGATGGCGGCCAACATTTATCACCTTCATCACGTGATGTGATGTTCAAAACAAATTAA